From a single Methanobrevibacter sp. genomic region:
- a CDS encoding C1 family peptidase: MVKHLNKIFAISAFLLIFLLIIPGSFANENQTDLLNDTSQDDLISIDNNVRTDVYFDASAGVDGDGSKLNPYNTINPSRLKSNTNIHVAEGQYDVKLDGVVLENCSIYGENPLKTVISSSLFNNQPNIIAGKNFDVSGITFLSMHFEARDDFTASNTIFDMKNPFYVYEYGFIRSMNGYYSIININNCTFTGCTATYSGGAIYMNSGSLNVEDSIFSNNGAYDDGGAIWLDNANSTIRNSFFEYNGARDVGGAIYSLYSTVNVINSTFSNNYKKNSLTKSGAAIYSQNSKLTVSDSCFENNTASSTGGAIDIEKGTAEITSSSFINNYAEASGGAINVNQLSDVKVSGCSIEKSSTDGIGAALFSESSELSVKNTNITDSHARFGAALTTLMGNSSLNNVIVKNSASTFNGGAVYQLYGTLSLENSQFTGNIADKGGALYLNTVKITDFTSNSFSKNDAKTGLDMYMMASDNSHIDLSSLDVYSTDNAEFFIGDKNYTLMKGDYSFNGVIPERYNSADKDYVTSVKNQGDAGYCWAFTAMAVLEAAVAKATGVKYDFSENNLVNLNKIYSDYGLSTTEEGGNLYNSIGYLVSWLGPIDESIDPYDDNSKISPVLNSLMHVQNAVFIQVNSTNYLSVIKEAVMRYGAVGTGLYWDYDYGDNYNNTYYFDKGDEYHENHAVTIVGWDDTYSKDNFKVTPPGDGAWIVKNSWGPIGKNKGYFYVSYYTNAMNYIKYNSMQFSSLPRLFAFIMNDTIRFDKNYQYDYAGATSNRQFSNGVAFKNVFRATDDEYLAAVSTYFMQDTEYEVSIYLNGELVHNQSATTGQGYYTINLDKVIQLKKDDTFEVAFKMTNMKGNTFAVLKTDADQVVRNSSFREGISFYNSNQYPDVWTDTKGSYLFCIKAFTVLSEIKSTIDLAVDYGDYNPVTVIATVLDESGNKINSGTVTFTLNGTDYTVNVTDGIAKFEHKYSQGISKVSAAFEASGYVKSSSSVNVDVTKVEVDLDISVAIHSTTATVTVQASQPINESIEVMLEGKVYRYNLQNGKTRLDYNLANGEYDIKISISNSDRYYGEADKEFAITVTQPRFVSQDMTTFEHSMAKYSIKLVDDKNSPISSRLVKFNLNGEDLEVVTDANGDATIIINLTAGKYDVSAIFEGDDEYMSVISSNAINVKNLLTAQISISKDKNNATVEISLSKNVNANLTVSVNNKNQIVQAQNGKATLKLNELEHGEYEIGVYLNDDDYVISNTYDNFTIDVIQAKIIADDFTTLEKSNVAYSIRLVDGKNQAISNKNIKFKINGNTYTAITDSNGEAEINIDLAGGEYEIISTFEGDDTYLPASSSNMIKVKTSLTSTMDIVNAGKSAEITVTLSGDVNVNITFDVNGKIAVVETKDGRATLKLDNLENGDYEVTATMDDDAYYMDAITDEFTVSVVQPRIISYDIETYENSSEIFLIRLVNSNYRPIAGKTVRLNLNNKEYEVITDEDGEAGLSVNLSGGNYNITATFDGDDIYLPVESINTIKVRTILSSTINVKKSGRSAEITAVLSKDVEVDLIVSVNGENHTLNSKDTLKLNNLDEGEYDVDVYLNDDDYIFISSPTSFSISVIDTEIVAEDFIAYYGSSSRYIIKLKDSNGNLLSGKTIRYTLNGNEYSVITQKGAASIPVDLSVGTYDITFSFDGEDGYMPSQMQCEVIIKSSITLPIESIYTYNAPYSVSLIDSYAKALGERNVNFEIDGIEKQVLTDRQGIATLNIDLGVGNHVVKVTNPSTGEVKAHNINVMPRLSENKAITMYYGAGNTYKVKVLDDNGNAANGVKITVKVGSSTKSVKAVNGYATLKITSKPGKYTITAIYKDFKVSSKLTVRTTLVTKNIAVKKGKTVKFTAKLLNTNGKILKNKKVTFKFSGKTYKIKTNSKGIATLKVTKKLKVGKYTIKTAYGKLTVSNKITIKR; this comes from the coding sequence GGATGCACCGCCACATATTCCGGTGGAGCCATCTACATGAACAGCGGCAGCCTGAATGTCGAAGATTCAATTTTCTCAAACAACGGCGCATATGATGACGGCGGAGCCATATGGCTTGACAATGCAAATTCAACAATCAGAAACTCATTTTTTGAATATAATGGCGCAAGAGATGTGGGAGGAGCAATATATTCACTATACTCAACAGTAAATGTAATAAATTCAACATTCTCCAATAACTACAAAAAGAATTCCCTTACAAAATCAGGAGCTGCAATATATTCACAAAACTCCAAACTTACTGTATCAGATTCCTGTTTTGAAAACAACACTGCATCTTCAACAGGAGGAGCAATAGATATAGAAAAAGGCACTGCAGAGATAACCTCATCCAGTTTCATTAACAATTATGCGGAAGCATCAGGAGGAGCCATCAATGTTAATCAGTTAAGTGATGTTAAAGTATCAGGATGCAGCATTGAAAAGTCATCAACAGACGGAATAGGTGCAGCACTCTTTTCAGAATCATCTGAACTTTCAGTTAAAAACACTAACATTACTGATTCACATGCAAGGTTCGGAGCGGCACTCACAACACTTATGGGAAACTCAAGCCTGAACAATGTAATTGTTAAAAACAGTGCCAGCACATTCAACGGAGGGGCAGTCTATCAGCTTTACGGAACCCTTTCACTTGAAAACTCACAGTTTACAGGAAACATTGCAGATAAAGGCGGAGCATTATATCTCAACACTGTTAAAATCACAGATTTCACATCAAATAGCTTCAGCAAAAACGATGCAAAAACAGGTCTGGACATGTATATGATGGCATCAGACAATTCCCATATAGATTTATCCTCACTGGACGTATACTCAACAGATAATGCCGAATTTTTCATAGGAGATAAAAACTATACTCTTATGAAAGGTGATTACTCATTCAACGGTGTGATTCCTGAAAGATACAACTCAGCTGACAAAGATTATGTCACATCAGTCAAGAACCAGGGAGATGCAGGCTACTGCTGGGCATTTACAGCAATGGCAGTTCTTGAAGCTGCAGTTGCCAAGGCGACAGGTGTTAAATATGACTTTTCAGAAAACAATCTTGTAAACCTCAATAAGATTTACTCAGACTATGGTCTTTCAACCACTGAGGAAGGGGGAAACCTCTACAATTCAATAGGTTATCTTGTAAGCTGGCTTGGTCCGATTGATGAAAGCATAGATCCCTATGATGACAACTCAAAAATATCACCTGTTCTCAACAGCCTTATGCATGTTCAAAATGCAGTGTTCATCCAGGTTAACTCTACAAACTATCTCTCTGTAATAAAAGAGGCCGTAATGAGATACGGAGCCGTAGGTACAGGTTTATACTGGGACTATGACTACGGAGACAACTACAACAATACATATTACTTTGACAAGGGCGATGAATATCATGAAAACCATGCAGTCACCATTGTCGGCTGGGATGACACTTACTCAAAGGACAATTTTAAAGTAACACCTCCTGGTGACGGAGCATGGATTGTAAAGAATAGCTGGGGGCCAATCGGTAAAAACAAAGGTTATTTCTATGTTTCATACTACACTAATGCAATGAACTATATCAAGTACAATTCAATGCAGTTCTCCTCACTACCTAGACTATTCGCATTCATAATGAATGATACAATAAGATTTGACAAGAACTACCAGTATGATTATGCAGGAGCCACAAGCAACCGCCAATTTTCCAATGGTGTGGCATTTAAAAACGTTTTCAGGGCAACAGACGATGAATATCTTGCTGCAGTTTCCACATATTTCATGCAGGACACAGAATATGAAGTATCCATATACTTAAACGGTGAACTGGTACACAATCAGTCTGCAACAACCGGGCAGGGATATTATACAATAAATCTCGACAAGGTCATCCAGTTGAAAAAGGACGACACATTTGAGGTAGCCTTCAAAATGACCAACATGAAGGGCAACACATTTGCAGTTTTAAAAACCGATGCAGACCAGGTTGTGAGAAACTCATCATTTAGAGAAGGAATTTCATTTTACAATTCCAATCAATATCCTGATGTCTGGACTGACACCAAAGGTTCATATCTCTTCTGCATTAAGGCATTTACAGTTTTAAGCGAAATCAAAAGCACAATTGATTTAGCTGTTGACTATGGAGACTATAATCCGGTTACAGTAATAGCTACAGTTCTTGACGAGTCCGGAAATAAGATTAATTCAGGTACAGTAACATTCACTCTCAACGGTACAGATTACACTGTAAATGTAACAGACGGCATCGCCAAATTCGAGCACAAATACTCTCAGGGAATAAGCAAAGTGTCAGCAGCATTTGAGGCTTCAGGATATGTAAAATCCTCATCAAGTGTCAATGTTGATGTAACAAAAGTTGAAGTCGACCTTGACATTTCAGTTGCTATCCATTCAACCACTGCAACAGTAACTGTTCAGGCTTCACAGCCTATCAACGAAAGCATTGAGGTTATGCTTGAAGGTAAGGTTTACAGATATAATCTGCAAAACGGAAAAACCCGTCTTGACTATAATCTTGCAAACGGAGAATATGATATAAAAATCAGCATTTCAAACAGCGACCGTTACTACGGCGAAGCAGATAAAGAATTTGCAATAACAGTTACCCAGCCAAGATTCGTTTCACAGGATATGACAACATTTGAACACAGCATGGCAAAATATTCAATCAAACTGGTTGATGATAAAAACAGCCCTATTTCATCAAGACTGGTTAAATTCAATCTTAACGGAGAAGATTTAGAAGTTGTAACTGACGCTAACGGGGATGCAACAATAATCATTAATCTTACAGCCGGAAAATATGACGTCTCAGCAATATTTGAAGGTGACGATGAATACATGTCAGTCATAAGTTCAAATGCCATAAATGTAAAGAATTTGCTTACTGCACAAATCAGCATCTCCAAAGATAAAAACAATGCAACCGTGGAAATCTCTCTTTCCAAAAATGTGAATGCAAATTTGACAGTCAGTGTAAATAACAAAAACCAGATTGTCCAGGCACAAAACGGGAAGGCTACATTAAAACTCAATGAACTGGAACATGGGGAATACGAAATAGGCGTATATCTCAATGACGATGACTATGTAATATCAAACACATATGACAACTTCACAATAGATGTCATACAGGCAAAGATAATCGCAGATGATTTCACAACCCTTGAAAAAAGCAATGTTGCATATTCAATCAGACTGGTTGATGGCAAAAATCAGGCCATTTCAAACAAAAATATCAAATTCAAGATCAACGGCAACACATACACTGCTATTACAGACAGCAACGGTGAAGCTGAAATTAACATTGACCTTGCAGGAGGCGAATATGAAATAATATCCACATTTGAAGGAGATGATACATACCTTCCTGCATCCTCATCAAACATGATTAAGGTAAAAACCTCTCTTACATCCACAATGGACATTGTAAATGCAGGAAAATCAGCTGAAATCACTGTCACATTATCAGGGGATGTTAATGTCAACATCACATTTGATGTTAACGGCAAAATTGCTGTTGTTGAGACAAAAGACGGTAGGGCAACACTTAAACTCGATAATCTGGAAAACGGAGATTATGAAGTAACTGCAACTATGGATGATGATGCATACTATATGGATGCAATCACCGATGAGTTCACAGTCAGTGTTGTTCAGCCAAGAATAATCTCATATGATATAGAAACATATGAAAACAGTAGTGAAATATTCCTCATACGCCTGGTCAATTCCAACTACAGGCCGATTGCAGGAAAAACTGTCAGGCTGAACTTGAACAATAAGGAATATGAAGTCATAACTGATGAGGATGGTGAAGCAGGTCTATCAGTTAATCTATCAGGCGGAAACTATAATATAACAGCCACTTTTGACGGAGATGATATCTATCTGCCTGTTGAAAGCATCAACACTATCAAGGTCAGGACAATACTTTCATCCACAATCAATGTCAAAAAGTCAGGAAGGTCAGCTGAAATAACTGCAGTCCTTTCAAAGGATGTTGAAGTCGATTTGATTGTAAGCGTAAACGGTGAAAACCATACATTAAACTCAAAAGACACTTTAAAACTGAACAATCTCGATGAAGGTGAGTACGACGTTGATGTTTATCTAAACGATGATGACTACATTTTCATATCATCTCCGACAAGCTTTTCAATCAGCGTAATTGACACTGAAATTGTGGCAGAAGACTTTATTGCATATTATGGAAGCAGTTCAAGATACATTATAAAACTCAAAGATTCAAACGGTAATCTGCTTTCAGGAAAAACCATAAGATACACTCTTAACGGCAATGAGTACAGTGTCATTACACAAAAAGGCGCTGCATCAATACCTGTTGATTTGAGTGTTGGAACATATGATATAACATTCAGCTTTGACGGCGAGGACGGATACATGCCTTCACAAATGCAGTGTGAAGTAATCATAAAATCATCAATAACACTTCCGATAGAAAGCATCTACACATACAATGCACCTTACTCAGTTAGCCTTATCGACAGTTATGCTAAAGCACTGGGTGAAAGAAATGTCAATTTCGAAATAGACGGCATCGAAAAGCAGGTTTTAACCGACAGACAGGGCATTGCAACTCTAAACATTGATTTGGGTGTTGGAAATCATGTTGTTAAAGTGACTAATCCTTCAACAGGTGAGGTCAAAGCCCACAACATTAACGTAATGCCTCGTTTAAGTGAAAATAAGGCTATTACAATGTATTATGGTGCAGGTAACACCTACAAGGTCAAGGTGCTTGATGACAATGGAAACGCTGCAAACGGCGTAAAGATAACTGTCAAAGTCGGATCATCTACAAAGTCAGTTAAAGCAGTTAATGGTTATGCAACTTTAAAAATCACCTCAAAACCTGGTAAATATACAATAACAGCTATTTACAAAGATTTTAAGGTATCAAGCAAACTGACTGTCAGGACAACATTGGTTACCAAAAACATTGCAGTTAAAAAAGGAAAGACTGTCAAGTTCACAGCCAAGCTTTTAAACACTAATGGCAAAATCCTCAAAAACAAGAAGGTTACATTCAAGTTCAGCGGCAAGACCTATAAAATCAAGACAAACAGCAAAGGAATTGCAACTCTAAAAGTAACTAAAAAACTTAAGGTTGGTAAATACACCATTAAGACAGCCTATGGTAAACTGACAGTATCAAATAAAATTACAATTAAAAGATGA